GTTGCCCACCAACACGCCTTTGTACTTCTCACGCGCTACGGGCATGACATCGGCCTTTTGCACGCCGAAGAAGTCGGCCCGCATCACGTGCAGGTAAGCCAGCTTGAAGGCGTTGAGCTTGTCGGCCAAGAAACCGATGAGGGCCAGCGGATCGCTGTCCTTCATGCTGTTGTAGCTGTTGAGTGGCGACAGGCGCAGACCCACACGCTCGGAACCGATGGCCTGGGTCACGGCGGTGAGTACCTCGAACAGCAAGCGTGCACGGTTTTCCAGCGATCCGCCGTAAGCATCGGTGCGCTGGTTGGGCGTGTCGCGCAGAAACTGGTCAATCAGGTAGCCGTTGGCGCCGTGTACTTCCACACCATCAAAGCCGGCGGCAATGGCGTTGCGTGCGCCTTGAGCAAACGCAGCCACGATGCCGGGAATCTCTTCGACGGTCAGGGGGCGGGGCACCGCGTGCGGCACCTTGCCTTGGGGCGTGTGGATCTCACCCTCAATAGCGGTGGCGCTGCTGGAGACAATGGGGGCGCCATCGGCAGCGCCAGGGTAGGCTGCGCGGCCAGCGTGCCAGATCTGCATGAAGATGCGTCCGCCCTTGGCGTGCACCGCGTCGGTCACCTGCCTCCAGGCTGCAATCTGCGCGTCGTTGTAGATGCCAGGCTCATTGACGAAGGCCGATGTACCGGGCGCCACCATGGTGCATTCGGAAATCAGCAGGCCGCCGGTGGCTCGCTGGCTGTAGTACTCGGCCATCAGCGCGTTGGGCATGTGGCCAGCGTCGGCACGGGTGCGGGTCAGCGGTGCCAGAAGGATGCGGTTGGGCAGGGTGAG
This portion of the Melaminivora jejuensis genome encodes:
- a CDS encoding alkene reductase; this translates as MLFNPLQVGSLTLPNRILLAPLTRTRADAGHMPNALMAEYYSQRATGGLLISECTMVAPGTSAFVNEPGIYNDAQIAAWRQVTDAVHAKGGRIFMQIWHAGRAAYPGAADGAPIVSSSATAIEGEIHTPQGKVPHAVPRPLTVEEIPGIVAAFAQGARNAIAAGFDGVEVHGANGYLIDQFLRDTPNQRTDAYGGSLENRARLLFEVLTAVTQAIGSERVGLRLSPLNSYNSMKDSDPLALIGFLADKLNAFKLAYLHVMRADFFGVQKADVMPVAREKYKGVLVGNMGYSADEAEAAIAAGKLDAVAFGTAFLANPDLPTRIRAKAPLNAPDTNTFYSGGAKGYTDYPTLQVA